The sequence AATCGAAAGCCATTTATTCCTCGACAGAGTCTTTCTGGCCCGGTTGCCAATCCGATATCTTTTTCTTAAACACCAGCCTCAGAGGACTCCCGGCAAAACCAAAGGCATCGCGCAGGCTGTTCTCCAGATACCGTCGATAGGAAAAGTGAACAAAAGCCGGGTTGCTGACGGCAAAGACAAACGTGGGAGGAATTACATCCGCCTGGATTACCTTTTTGAAATAGAAGTTCTTTTTCGTCATCGGGGGATGACTCTCCACCGCGCGGGCAATGACCTCTTTCAGCTCATTGGGATCGATACGCCTGGTTCTCCCCCGGCTGATCTCCTCGGCTTTGGGCAGGATATGCTCCACTCCGAATCCTGTTTTGGCCGAGACAAAAAGCACCGGGGCATAGTGCAGAAACCGGAGGTTCTTTTGCACTTCCAGGAGGCAATCCTTCTTCGTCGAGCCCAGATTATCGGCCAGATCCCATTTGTTGACTACGATGAGTATCCCCTTGAAGGCTTCCCGGATATATCCGCCAACATGGGCATCCTGCTCTTTCACCATGTCAGCAACATCGAGAACCAGCAGGCACACATCCGCCCGTTCAATCGATCTCAGCGCCCGCATCACGCTGTAAGTCTCTATTCCCTGCGCGATCCGGCCCCGCCTTCGAATACCTGCCGTATCGATGAAAAGAGCGCGTCGACCGTCCCGTTCCACTATGGTATCCACAGAATCACGAGTAGTCCCCGGCACATCGCTGACGATCATCCGGTCCTGCCCCAGCAGCGTATTGAGGAGCATCGATTTCCCCACATTGGGTCGGCCGAGAATGGAGATCGTCATCATATCGGCGTCATAAGGAGAAGCCGGAGAAGGGGGGAGACTGGCGGTGACTCTGTCCATCAGTATATCTATGTTTATATCGTGATAAGCACTGATCGTAATCGGATCATTTAAAGGCATCTCGTGGAACTCGAATGCCTGCCTGGAGCGTTGCTCGTTATCGCACTTGTTGACCGCCAGAACCACCGGTTTCTCCGATCGCCTCAGCCTTTCCGCAATTTCCTTATCCGGTATGGTGACCCCATTCTTGGCATCCACCAGCATGATGATGGCATCGGCTTCCGCGACGGCAATTTCAACCTGATTCCTGACCCTGTCGCTCATATCTGAGCTGGGGTCCAACTCCAATCCGCCCGTATCGACGAGAGTAAAAGCCTGATCTCTCCAGATGATATCCGAATAAAGCCGATCGCGTGTGGTCCCCGGAAGGTCCTCGACCACGGCCAGGCGCTTGCCCGCGAGCCGATTGAAAAGGGTGGATTTCCCCACGTTCGGTCTGCCGACGATGGCGATGATGGGTTTAGTCACAGTGTTCTACCTCTCGCCTATTCTATCATATCCAAAGAATCGAACACTATCTTTCAGAGGAAGCTGAAACCGGTGATTCACGCCCGGCAGGAAGGATTCTGAGCCTATTTTCGAATCGGCCTTGACAGATCTACCGGATGCGTCTACATTTAGCTCAGACTGATTGACTGACAACCACCGTGCACATTCAGCATCTGAGCCTGACAAACTTCCGCAATTACGTTCGGCTGGAACTCGATCTCCCGCCGGATATCTCCGTGTTTCACGGGGCCAACGCTCAGGGGAAAACCACTCTTCTGGAATCTGTTTGCTTTCTGGCCACCACCCGGTTCTCCCGGCCCGTTGCCGAAAGGGAAATCATCAACTGGAACGCAACAAACGAAAAGATGCCCTTCGCACGCCTTTCCGCCAATGTCCAGAGGAACTCGCGCACTATTAAGCTAGACATAGTCCTGCAACCACGGGCGGCCGTCAAAAACGAACAGGGGCTCCTCATTGCGCCGATGCAAAAACGTATTCGCGTCAACGGTGTGGCTCAGCGCGCAGCCGATCTGATGGGTCAGTTAAACATGGTCATGTTCAGCCCGCGGGACATTGACCTCATCGATGGAGAGCCTTCCTTGCGCCGCAGATACCTGGATATGACCAACTCCCAGGTAGACCCTCACTATCTGAGAGCACTGCAGCGATACAGCAAGGTGCTGGCGCGACGCAATCACCTCTTGCGGCAAATCGCAGCACACCAGGCCAGACCCGATGAACTCGCCTTCTGGAATCAGGAGATGATATCGACGGGGTCCTACATCATCTATCAGCGAGAGCGA comes from Dehalococcoidia bacterium and encodes:
- the der gene encoding ribosome biogenesis GTPase Der; amino-acid sequence: MTKPIIAIVGRPNVGKSTLFNRLAGKRLAVVEDLPGTTRDRLYSDIIWRDQAFTLVDTGGLELDPSSDMSDRVRNQVEIAVAEADAIIMLVDAKNGVTIPDKEIAERLRRSEKPVVLAVNKCDNEQRSRQAFEFHEMPLNDPITISAYHDINIDILMDRVTASLPPSPASPYDADMMTISILGRPNVGKSMLLNTLLGQDRMIVSDVPGTTRDSVDTIVERDGRRALFIDTAGIRRRGRIAQGIETYSVMRALRSIERADVCLLVLDVADMVKEQDAHVGGYIREAFKGILIVVNKWDLADNLGSTKKDCLLEVQKNLRFLHYAPVLFVSAKTGFGVEHILPKAEEISRGRTRRIDPNELKEVIARAVESHPPMTKKNFYFKKVIQADVIPPTFVFAVSNPAFVHFSYRRYLENSLRDAFGFAGSPLRLVFKKKISDWQPGQKDSVEE
- the recF gene encoding DNA replication/repair protein RecF, whose product is MHIQHLSLTNFRNYVRLELDLPPDISVFHGANAQGKTTLLESVCFLATTRFSRPVAEREIINWNATNEKMPFARLSANVQRNSRTIKLDIVLQPRAAVKNEQGLLIAPMQKRIRVNGVAQRAADLMGQLNMVMFSPRDIDLIDGEPSLRRRYLDMTNSQVDPHYLRALQRYSKVLARRNHLLRQIAAHQARPDELAFWNQEMISTGSYIIYQRERAISELNDLANPINEQLSGGREKLKMKYRRSIDASTTEFASLGDVDQAFRKAITEAYPKELARGISLVGPHRDDMEFQVNEVDMGPYGSRGQQRTIALALKLAEVKFMLAQTGETPVLLLDDVLSELDSERRRHLLESVGSYQQVLITTTDLDRFPPDFLAGANQFIVENGQIRNR